The proteins below come from a single Hirundo rustica isolate bHirRus1 chromosome 6, bHirRus1.pri.v3, whole genome shotgun sequence genomic window:
- the LOC120754091 gene encoding cytosolic phospholipase A2 epsilon-like: MGLFYSKSQTEPSPCNLLTVKIIQMKNARKADLLSQSDCYVSLSLPTASVQHFRTKTVQNSKNPTWNETFHFTIQSQVKNILELKVCDEDKLTPDDHLLTVFFDVSKIQLGENIQLSFQLNPQGKEELEVEFTMESSPDPPENIVTNGVLVSREVSCLDVQVNDGRLRKDTMERKFALTVDGSYEGTQTHTLSSCLCPTSPARFHYIKYNQSALTVALPRRRRLSRSISSQNESNMNESVTLPLNSLPIQEKISIGEDRTIDLYTKANEWTQGLCFRPRNLDARLGFDLCTDEQNFLQNRKKVVAAALKDVLHLEEDLQEHEVPIVAVTTAGCGIRALTAMYGSILGLQKLRVLDCVSYISGSSGTTWTMTKLYEDADWSRKDLGEVIIEARKQAAKCKMGAFCLKSLRNYYRELSQRTQAGHKTSFIDLWGLMIEAMLNDGKSHHRLSDQRQAVNQGQNPLPIYLALNVKDKVATKDFREWVEFTPYEVGFLKYGAFIRAEDFGSEFFMGRLMKKLPESRICFMQGMWSSIFSKNLLDAWHAADNSEDFWHRWTQDKVTEIEEQPDLPEKPYEMATCVFTPTSGLSTTLRDILTDRPAVSKYHNFLRGFQMHNEYIQHEHFTKWKDTLLDSSPNDLRGNSEHLELVDAAFFFETSYPPLMRPERKVDVIIHLNYTGGSQTLPLEQACRYFAEQEIPFPCIGLTDDEKNLKECYMFDGADTPGAPLLLYFPLVNDTFQRYVAPGMLRTAAEMEQGKVDISSFSSPYSTREVSLKAEDFNKLLKLANYNVMNNENMILQALRTAVARKKQAPSQPVSQAQPTA; the protein is encoded by the exons ATGGGGCTGTTCTACAGCAAGAGCCAG ACAGAACCGTCTCCATGCAACTTGCTCACCGTAAAAATCATACAGATGAAAAATGCCCGGAAAGCAGACTTGT TAAGTCAGTCTGATTGCTATGTGAGCCTGAGCCTGCCAACAGCTTCAGTGCAGCATTTCCGCACCAAGACTGTCCAGAACAGCAAGAACCCGACATGGAATGAGACCTTCCACTTCACCATCCAGAGCCAGGTTAAG aacatTCTGGAGCTTAAAGTTTGTGATGAGGACAAATTAACTCCAGATGACCATCTCCTCACTGTTTTCTTTGATGTCTCCAAAATCCAGCTTGGAGAAAACATTCAGCTAAGTTTCCAGCTGAATCCACAG ggaaaagaggagctggaggtggaaTTCACAATGGAGAGCAG TCCAGATCCTCCTGAAAACATTGTTACTAATGGAGTTCTAGtg TCCCGTGAGGTTTCCTGTTTGGACGTGCAGGTGAATGATGGGAGGCTGAGGAAGGACACTATGG AGAGAAAGTTTGCGTTAACTGTGGACGGGTCGTATGAAGGAACCCAGACGCACACGCTgagctcctgcctgtgcccgACGTCCCCGGCCAGGTTCCACTACATCAAGTACAACCAGTCGGCGCTCACCGTGGCTCTGCCGCGGCGCAGACGGCTCAGCAGG TCTATATCAAgtcaaaatgaaagcaatatGAATGAATCTGTGACTCTACCTCTGAACTCACTTCCTATACAAGAGAAAATATCAATAGGAGAG GACAGGACAATTGACTTGTACACAAAGGCAAATGAATG GACTCAGGGTCTGTGTTTCAGACCAAGAAACCTCGATGCCCGCCTGGGATTTGACCTCTGCACAGATGAACAGAATTTCCTGCAAAACCGAAAGAAGGTAGTTGCTGCTGCGCTAAAGGATGTTCTTCACCTGGAGGAAGATCTGCAAGAGCATGAG GTGCCTATAGTGGCTGTGACCACAGCAGGGTGTGGCATAAGAGCACTCACTGCCATGTATGGCAGCATTTTGGGTCTCCAAAAGTTGCGTGTTCTGGACTGTGTTTCATACATCAGTGGTTCATCTGGCACAACATG GACAATGACAAAGCTATATGAAGATGCTGACTGGTCACGTAAGGATCTTGGGGAAGTAATTATCGAAGCACGGAAGCAAGCGGCCAAGTGCAAGATGGGGGCTTTTTGCTTGAAAAGTCTGAGGAATTATTACAGAGAGCTGAGCCAAAGGACCCAAGCGGGACATAAAACATCTTTTATTGATCTGTGGGGGCTCATGATTGAAGCCATGTTAAATGATGGG AAAAGCCATCACAGACTTTCTGATCAACGTCAGGCAGTGAACCAAGGTCAGAACCCACTGCCCATCTACCTTGCCCTTAATGTCAAGGACAAAGTTGCCACCAAAGATTTCAGAG AGTGGGTGGAGTTCACGCCGTACGAGGTGGGCTTCCTGAAATACGGCGCCTTCATTCGTGCGGAGGATTTTGGCAGCGAGTTCTTCATGGGTCGCTTGATGAAGAAACTCCCTGAGTCACGAATCTGTTTCATGCAAG GAATGTGGAGTAGTATCTTCTCCAAAAATCTCTTGGATGCCTGGCATGCTGCTGACAATTCAGAAGACTTCTGGCATAGGTGGACCCAAGACAAAGTGACTGAAATAG AGGAACAACCAGACCTGCCTGAGAAGCCGTATGAGATGGCTACGTGTGTTTTCACTCCTACCAGCGGCCTCTCCACGACGCTCCGGGACATCCTGACGGATCGCCCGGCCGTCTCCAAGTACCACAACTTCCTAAGGGGCTTCCAAATGCACAACGAGTACATCCAGCATGAGCACTTCACAAAATGGAAAG ACACTTTGCTAGACAGTTCTCCCAACGACCTGAGGGGCAACTCAGAACACCTGGAGCTGGTGGATGcagctttcttctttgaaaCCAGTTACCCACCCCTTATGAGACCAGAGCGGAAAGTGGATGTCATCATACACTTAAATTACACAGGTGGATCGCAGACATTG cccctggagcaggctTGCAGATACTTTGCAGAGCAGGAAATTCCATTTCCCTGCATTGGGCTGACGGATGATGAGAAGAACCTGAAAGAGTGCTACATGTTCGATGGTGCAGACACCCCaggagctcctctgctgctgtattttccaTTAGTGAATGACACTTTCCAAAGATATGTAGCACCTG GCATGTTACGTACTGCTGCTGAAATGGAGCAGGGCAAGGTTGATATCTCCAGTTTCTCCTCTCCATACTCAACCAGGGAGGTCTCACTGAAGGCAGAAGATTTCAACAAGCTTCTGAAGCTGGCTAATTACAATGTAATGAACAACGAGAACATGATTCTGCAGGCCTTGCGCACGGCTGTGGCACGGAAGAAACAAGCCCCAAGTCAGCCAGTATCACAGGCACAGCCCACTGCTTGA